DNA sequence from the Thermoanaerobaculia bacterium genome:
TGCGCGTCTCGATGGCGAAGGTGCTCCTCGGCAAACCCGACGTCCTCCTCCTCGACGAGCCGACGAACCACCTCGACATCGAATCGATCCTGTGGCTCGAAGACTTCCTGAAGGGCAGCGCGGCGTCGCTCCTGATGACGTGCCACGACCGCGACTTCATGAACCGGATCGTGTCGAAGATCGTGGAGATCGACGGGGGAGAGCTCGTGTCGTACTCCGGCGATTACGATTTCTACGACCGGGAGCGGAGGCTTCGCGAGACGCAGCGGGAGGCCGCGTACGCCCGCCAGCAGGCGATGTTCGCGAAGGAGCACCGCTTCATCGAGCGCTTCTCGGCCCACGCCGCCAAGGCGGCGCAGGTGCAGAGCCGGGTCAAGAAGCTCGAAAAGATCGAGACCATCGAGCTTCCGCGGCGGCGGCAGGCGGTGAGGTTCGACTTCCCCGCGCCGGCGCGCTCCGGGGAGGAGGTCGCCGCGCTTTCGGGGGTCAGCAAGGCCTACGGCGACCGTTGCCTCTACGCGGGATTCGATTTCCTCGTGCGGCGCGGCGAGCGATGGTGCGTGATGGGAAGGAACGGGGCCGGCAAGACGACCCTCCTGAAGATGGTCGCCGGCACGCTCGCGCCGGACGCCGGCGCGGTCAAGCTCGGGGCGAGCCTCACGCTCGGCTACTTCGCCCAGCAGGCGCTCGAGCTCCTCGATCCCGGCCTCACGGTCCTTCAGCAGATCGAGAAGGACTTCCCGCACGACAGCCCGGCGGCGATCCGGAGCCTCCTCGGCGCCTTCCAGTTCTCGGGTGACGACGTCGAAAAGCCGGTGCGGGCGCTCTCGGGCGGCGAGCGGTCGCGTCTCGTCATGGCGCGCATGCTCTTTCACCCGCCGAACTTTCTCGTGCTCGACGAGCCGACGAACCATCTCGACCTCGCGACGAAGGAAATGCTCGTCGCGGCGCTCGGCCGTTTCGAGGGGACGATGCTCTTCGTCTCGCACGACCGGACGTTCCTGCGCGGGCTCGCGACACGGGTGCTCGAGGTCGGCGAAGGCGAGCCGCACGCCTATCCGGGGTCCTACCCCGAGTACGTCGCCGCGACGGGAAGGGAAGCGCCGGGCGTCCACGCCTAGGGACAAAAAAATCCCGGGGCCGAAGCCCCGGGATTCCAGGTTCCGCGGTAGAGGAGGCTACCCGCGCCGGATCAGGGAATAGGCGGAGGCCGCGAGCGACAGCGCGAGCACCGCGAGACCGACGCCGCCGAGCGTGGGCACCTTCGGCGCCGCCGGATCGACGTTGAATTCGACTTCCAGTCCGCCCTGGCACTGGCTGGTCGTTTCGGTCGCGGTGACCCCGATGTCCACGACTCCGACGTCACCCGTCCCCGGAGTCCCCGACAGGATCCCCGTGGACGGGTCGATGGAAAGCCACGAAGGGAAGTTGAACCCCGAGAACGTGTAGGTCCCGGACGGACTCGCCGAGAAATGGATCGTGTAGAGCTGCCCGACCGTCGCCGCCGGGTACGGGCAACAGGACGGAACCGAATGGACGTCGATGTGCGCACAGACGACGTCGAACGTGAACTGAGTCTGACCGGTGCATCCGGCGGGGTCTCCTCCCGAATCGGTCGCCGTCACCGTGAACGACACGGTGCCGACATCGCCGAAGCCCGGCGTACCGGTCAACGCGCCGGTCGAGGAATCGAGCGAGAGCCATGCCGGCAGTCCCGACGCGGTAAAGCTGTAGGTTCCCTGGGCGGGAGGGCTCGCCGAGAAGCTCGCCGAGTACGGCACGCCCACCGTGGCGTTCAAAAGGGTCGCCGGGGTCGACGAGACCGTGATCGTCGGACACGTCGGCGGCGGGATCACGACGGAAAAACTTCCGCTCGCGTTCGTCGTGTGCTTGACCTGCGTGCCGCTCGAGATGAAGTTCGCCGGCGTCGTCGAGGCGGTACCTTGCCCATCGATGACGAACGTGAAGATCTCGTCGTAGGAGCCGGTCCCGGAGCCGTTCTGGGAACAGGTCGCGTTCGTCAGGACGTCGGCGCTTGGAATGAGCGCGACGTTCCGGTACGGCGTGTTCGCGTAACCGTTGATGTCGATGTCCGCGTCGATGAACTCGAAGGAATCGGCCGGCCAGGAGTGCGAGGACACGGGGGAGAAGTAGAGGACTTTCGCGGCGCCGACCGTCCCCGTGCATCCGTCCACGGTGATGGTCCCGAGCTGTCCGATCTGTGGATTGCTCGGAATGGTGATCACGGTGTTCACCTTGTTGGCGTTCGCCTGGATCGTGTCGGCGACCGTGAAGGCGAAACTCTGGCTGCCGAGCGAGCCGCTGAGCGTACCGCTGCCGCAACCCGGGGTCGACGTGTCGCTGCAGGTGCTGAAGAGCTTGACGGTGAGCGTCTGGGGCGTGCTCGTCGTTTGTGTCGCCTTCACCAGGAAGAAGACGCCTTTGGTTTCTCCGCCTGCCAGGCCGGTTTCGGGCGTCGGCGCGGTCCCGTGCGCGCCCGTCGCCGGCTTGAATTTCAGCTCGTGCACGCCGGTTCCGACGTTGCTGATGATCGAGCTCGCGCTGGTGTCGAGCTGCGCCCAGACGTCGGAGGCGGGTCCGCCGCTGTTCGTGATCTGGAACACGAGATAGGTCGCGTCCAGAGTGTTTCCGATATCCGTGTACATGACGGAGCCCGATTCGCTCGCCACCGACAGCGAAGGCGGCGGAAGCGCGCTCCCCCGGGACGCCAGGCCGATCACCGCGATCGCTAACGAAGACGCCAGGATGATCTTCTTCATCGTCTCCTCGTCGCGGGCGCCGGCATTCGACGGCGTGACCCGCTAAAAACCAACCTCCGATGGGGATAAAACCCGTGTATTGTAGGGGAGACGGATACTTCCGTCAATTTTTCGTCAGTCCGGGCCTTTTTTCTCGATTGAACCCGGAGAGGGGAAGCCGAGGCATCCCGTCATTTGCCGCGCAGTTCCCAGCTCTCCGCGTACATCTTTTCCCCCGCTTTCACCTCGAACGGTAAGTGATTGGCCGGCAAGGGCAAAGCGCAGGTCGCGTACGGGGTGAACACGCAGGGCGGGTTGTACGCTTTGTTGAAATCGAGGACGGTCTTGCCCGCCGTCGGCATCGGCGCATAGACGAAACGTCCTCCCCCGTAGGTGGCCTTCCCGTTCGTCCGGTCGCCGAAGATGATGAAGAGCTCGTCGGATCCCTGCTCGAAGATCGGAACGATCCGGTAGGGCCTGCCGCGCCACGTGAATTCGAGCTCGCCGGGCGAGACGTCGTCCTCCGGGAAACCGAGGATCGTCGGAACCGTGACGTGCTTCGGCTGCGGATACGGGATGAACCGAGCTTCGAAGCGCCATTCGGAGGAAACCGGATAGTGCTCGAGGCCGTGGAAGTCGCGCCGCGCCGCGCTCGCGCTGTCGCGCACGCGGACGCCGGTGCGATCGCCGCGCCGAATCACGAAGAAGGAAACCGTGCCCGTCGAAAGAACCGTCGCATCTCCGTTCTCGTCCGATGCCAGCGGCATCGCCTCGGCGGGCTTTCCGCCTGACCGCACGGACGATCCGGGCGCGGGCTCCCAGCGCGTTTCCTTGCCCGCGAGAACGATCTCTCCCGCGCGCGCGGGGGCGAACGGCGGCAGCCGCACGGCGCTCCCGGACGCCGACCCGACCGCGTTCACCCCGGGCTGGAGCCAGAAGAGGCCGGCGAGCGAGAGCCACCCGTCCGGCTTCTCGAGGCGAGAGATCCGGCCGGCGCGCCAGGTCTCGATCGAGCGGACGTAGGCCTCTTCCGCGGGCGAACGGCGCGCCCGGCAGGACACGGCGGCCGCGGCGAGGAGCGCTGCCGCGAGGAGCGGGGAGGCTCGGCGGATCTTCATCGCCTCTCCCTCATTCGTGCGCCGACGGGTCCTTCGGCTTCGGCACGACGATCGGCGGCACCCCGGCCTTCTCGACCGCGCGATCGAATTCGGGCAGGTCCTTCTCGAGGGCGGCGGCGAGGTCGGCGCGGATTCCGGCGAGCTGCTTCTCGAGCTCGTCGAAGTACGCGTAGGCGGAAGGAGCGGGCGCGCCGTCCGCCGAGGAGACGACGCTGGTCAGTCCGACGAACTGGTGATCGAGCTTCGGCGGGAAGTTCAGGACGTCCTGGTTCGCCTTCACCTTCGGGTTGACGAGCTTCTCTTCGATGCCCGTCAATTTTTCGGTCAGAGCCCGGGCGGGCGCCTTCAGGGCCTCGTCCTTCCCGATCTCCTTCGCGCGGGCGAGCACGTCCTGGATCTGCGTCTTCACCGACCGGATCCGGATCACGGAGGCGTGCGTTTCCGAAAGGGCGTTGCGCACGGACTCGAGGAATTCATACTGACGCTTGAGGTCCTCCGGACTCGCATGGACGGCGGGATTCGGCGCGACCTCGAGCTTTTCCTCGAAGGAGCGGTCGCCGACGGTGAGCTTCACCCGGTACGCGCCCGGAGCGACCATCGGCCCGTTCTTGTTTCCCCAGATCACGGCTTTCGGAAGGAGCGTGGGGGCGAACATCCGGAGGTCCCAGACGAAGCGGTTCAATCCCTCCTTCGGCTCGATCCTCTTCTCGGCGTTCTCCTCCTCTTCGGCGCCCTCCTCTTTCTTCGCGTTCGTGAACTTCCGGAGCAGCCGGTCGCCGGCGAAGATCTCGATCTCGACCTTCTCTTTCTCCGACGGCTTGCTCGAGAGCCACCAGTCGATCGTCGCTCCGCCCGGGGGGTTCTCCCCGGCGGGTCCGCGCGGGCCGCCTTCGCCGAAACCTCCGCGCTCGATCCGCAGGGCGGGACGGGGAGGGAAGAGATGGACCGCGGACGACGCGATCGCCCCGTTCCATCGCTCGAGCGGAGTCAGATCGTCGAGGATCCAGAACGCGCGGCCCTGGGTCGCGACGACGAGATCGCGGTTCTTGACGGCGAGATCCGTGATCGGCACGACGGGAAGGTTCCTCTGGAACCGCTCCCAGCGCCCGCCGCCGTCGAACGACACGTACAGTCCCGTCTCGGTTCCCGCGTAGAGCAGCCCGGGGCGGACGGCGTCCTCGCGGACGACGCGCGTGAACGCGCCGTCGGGAATCCCGGAGACGATCTTCGTCCAGGTGCGGCCGTCGTCGGTCGTCTTGTAGACGTAGGGACGGTCGTCGTCGAACTTGTACATCGTGGCGGCGACGTAGGCCGTGGACCGGTCGTGCGGGGAGAGCTCGATCGCGTTGATCTGGATCCATTCCGGGAGGCCCTTCGGCGTGACGTTCTTCCAGGTCTTTCCGCCGTCGTGCGTCACGTGGACGAGGCCGTCGTCGGTCCCCGCCCAGAGCGTATTCGCGTCGAACGGCGATTCGGCGACGCAGAAGATCGTGTCGTAGACCTCGATGCCGGTGTCGTCGTAGGTGATCGGCCCGCCGGAGTATCCCTGCTTCGACTTGTCGTTCCTCGTCAGGTCCGGGCTCGCCTCCTCCCACGTCCTTCCCTCGTCCCGGCTGCGCAGGAGCACCTGCGCGGCGTGATAGACGGTCTTCGGGTCGAAGCGCGAGACGATGATCGGCGCGTTCCACTGGAATCGGTACTTCAGGTCCTTCGCCGCCTGTCCGATCGCGAGCTGCGGCCACGCGATGACTTCCTTCTCCTCGCCGGTCTTCCGGTCGGTCCTCGTGATCGACCCGCCGTAGCAGCCGCCGTAGACGACGTCGGGGTCGGCGAGGTTCGGCGCGATCCACCCGCTCTCGCATCCGCCGACGATGTACCAGTCGGGGCGCCCGATGCCCGGTCCCGGCGCGGCGCTCGGGATGACGACGGGCGTGTTGTCCTGCTGGGCGCCGTAGACGCGGTACGGGGTGCGGTCGTCGGTCGCGACGCGATAGAACTGCGCCGTCGGCTGGTTCTCGATCGACGACCAGCTTCGGCCGCCGTTGATGCTCACGTTGGCGCCGCCGTCGTTGGACTCGATCATGCGGAGCGGATCGTCGGGATCGATCCAGAGGTCGTGATTGTCCCCGTGCGGAACCGGGATGCCGGCGAAGGTCTTCCCGCCGTCCTGGGAGCGATAGAAGCCGGTGTTCAGGACGTAGACCGTGTCGGCGGACTTCGGATCGGCGTAGATTTCCGTGTAGTACCAGGCGCGCTGCCGGAGCTTGTTCTCCTCGTTGACGCGCGTCCACTTCTCTCCGCCGTCGTCGGACCGGTAGACTCCTCCCTTCTCCGCCTCGACGATCGCCCAGACGCGGCCCTCGCGCGCCGGGGAGGGCGCGACCGCGATCTTTCCGACGACCCCTTCGGGGAGACCGCCCGCGAGCTTCTTCCAGGTGTCTCCGCCGTCCGTCGACTTCCAGATGCCTCCGCCCGGGCCGCCGCTCTCGAGCGTCCACGGCTTTCGATAGACCTGCCAGAACGCGGCATAGAGGATGCGCGGATTGACCGGGTCCATCGCGAGGTCGGAGGCGCCGGTCTTCGCGTCGACGAACAGCACCTTCTTCCACGAGCGGCCGCCGTCGGAAGAACGGAAGATCCCGCGCTCGTCGTTGGCCGCCCAGACGTGCCCCTGCGCGGCGACGTAGACGAGATCCGGATTCTTCGGATGGATGCGAACGCGGGAGATCTGGGCCGTTCCCGGGAGTCCCACGTTCGCCCAGGAGCGTCCCGCGTCGGTCGACTTGTAGACGCCGTCCCCCTTCGAGACGTTGCCGCGGATCGGCGCCTCTCCCATTCCCGCATACACGACGTTCGGGTCCGATTCCGCTACGGCGACGGCGCCGACCGAGCCGGCCTTGAAGTCCTTGTCCGAGGTCGGATCCCAGCGGCCGCCACCGTCGGTCGTTTTCCAGACGCCGCCGCCGGTCCCGCCGAAGTAATACGTCAGACGGTCGCCCCGGACGCCCGTCACCGCCGTCACGCGGCCTCCGCGGAACGGGCCGATGTTGCGGAAACGCATTCCGTCGAACCGGTCGGAGAGCGACTTCTCCGGGGCCGCGGTTCTCGCCGATTTCGCCGGAGCGTCGGCCAGCGTCACGCTCGGAGAAGGGGCGGCCGACATCGAGACGGCGAGAGACGACGCGAGGGCGGCGAAGATCACGGACGGACGGAGCGGGCTCAAGGTTTCTCCTTTCGGTTCAACGATTCGAGGAGTATACGAAACCGTCCGTGGCACGGGCCTTGCTGATTTTCTCCGGAGATGAGCTTTTTCGTCGAGCCCCGAGTGTATCCGCGGCGCCAGCTTCGCCCGCCCGAGGTCTGGCGGCGGTTTGCGCGCGACGGGGCGATCTCCCTCGAACGGGCGCTCCTCATCGTCGGAGCGCTCCTCCTCGGCTGGTGCGGCTGGACGCTCGCGGAGGCGCACGCCTGGCAGCGGTATGCCGGCTGGTCGCTCGAGCGGCAGCGCCGCGGAGAGACGGCGTCGGTGGCGCAGTACCTCGCGAGCCGCGTCGGCCTCGGAGCGAAAGAGCGTCCCGCCCCTCCTTCTCCCGCGGCTCCGGAAGCCGAGCCCCTTCCTTCGCGCGGCGATCTCCTCGGCCGGCTCGACATCCCGAGGCTCGGGCTGTCGGCGATCGTCCTCGAGGGGGACGACGCGGCGACGCTGAAGCTCGGGGTGGGTCACATTCCGGGAACGGCGCTCCCCGGGCCGCGGGGCAACATGGCCCTCGCCGCCCACCGCGACAGCTTCTTCCGCCCGCTCCACGAGATCCGGCGGGCGGACGAGATCGAGCTCACGACCGCGCGGCGTACCTACCGATACCGGGTGAGCGACGTCGCGATCGTTCCTCCGGAGGACGTCGCGGTCCTTCGCGACACGCCGAAACCGTCCCTGACGCTCGTCACGTGCTACCCTTTCTGGTGGGTCGGCAACGCCCCGAAGCGCTTCGTGGTGCACGCGTCCCGGATCGAATCGAACTGACGCGTTTCGGGCTCCGGGCCGCCGGATCCGGGAGAGCGGATGCACACGTTCGAAAAGACCCCCCCCGAGGTCGAGGAGCTCCTGCTCCGGCCGATCAAGGACCTCGGGCTGAAGCTCGAAGGCTCGAGCGTCGAGAAGTACGTCCAGCAGCTCTACCGTGAGCTGGACCAGAAGGGACTGAAGCGCTTCCGGCCCGGGTGCTATCTGACGGACGAGTGGGGATGCCCGTCGGGGCAGCCGATCATCGGGATCCCGTTCTATCTCGCCGATCCGAAGCTCGCCGCTCTCGAGAGGGCGATGAACGATCTCGAGGACGAGCGCGAGATCATGATGTATCTCCGCCACGAGGCGGGACACGCATTCAATTACGCCTACGAGCTCTACAAGACGTCGGAGTGGCGGGACCTCTTCGGGCCCTTCCGCCGTCCGTATCACGACGACTACGAGCCGGTTCCGTTTTCGCGGAAATTCGTCCGGCACATCGCCGGGTGGTACGCGCAGAAGCACCCCGACGAGGACTTCGCCGAGACGTTCGCGGTGTGGCTCACGCCGCGGTCCGGGTGGCGGACCAAGTACAAGGGGTGGGGCGCGCTCCGGAAGCTCCGCTACGTCGACCGGGTGGCGCGCCGGGTCGCCGACGTGGAGCCGAAGCGGTCGCGGGGCGCGACCGACGTGACCGTCGACGAGATGGAGACGACGATCGCGGAGTTCTACCGCGACGCCCGGCAGTCCGACGAGGAGCTCGCCGCGAAGCTTCCTCTCGACGTGGACCTGCAGGAGATCTTCGGAAGGCCTCCGCGGAGGCGGCGGAAGAAGGCGGCCCGTCCCGCGTTCGAGCTCGTCGCCGAATGCCGGAAGCCGATCGTCGACCGGGTCGCGCACTGGACGGGAGTGCGGCGGCCGCTCGTCAAGAGCGTCGTCGAATCGATCGAACGGCGCCTCCGGGAGCTCGGGCTCGTTTCCGAGCCGGCCCGGGAGCGCGCCGATCTCGCGGCCGTGACCGCCTACGTCACGACCCTCGCGATGAACTACCTCGTGCGCGGGGAATTCATCGCGACGGAGGAGGAGTGAGCCGATGAAAATCGCCGTGCTCTACGACGTCTGGGAGGAGGGGGGGGCGCCCGCCGAGGAGAAGCCGCCGGCGGAAGAGCCCGTGCCCCGCGCGCGCAAGCGCAAGAAGAAGCCGCCTCAGAAACGCATCCGGCGGCCGAAGCTCGACCGCGAGGAGATCTTCGACGCGCTCGTGAAGATCGGGCACGAGCCCTCGTACCACGTGCTCGACGGCAAGGACGCCTCGCTCGTCACGCTCGCGAGAAACGGCGCCGACCTCGTCTTCAACCTCACCGAGTCGTACGCGGGCGACGACACGCGGGACATGAACATCGCGGCGTATCTCGAGCTCCTCGACCGGCCGTTCACGGGCGCCGGTTCGCATGCGCTCTATCTCGCGCAGGACAAGGCGCTGGCGAAGAAGATCTTCCAGTTCCACGGCCTTCCCACGCCGTACTTCGCGGTGATCGACCGCGGAAAGGTCGGCTTCTCGCACGACATCCAGTTCCCCCTGATCGTCAAGCCCACGTCGGAGGACGGCTCGATCGGGATCGACGCCGGGTCGGTCGTCCGCACGATCAAGGAGCTCATGGAACGCGTCGAGCACATCCAGGAGCGGTTCGATTCGCCCGTCCTCGTCGAGGAGTACGTGGAGGGGCGCGAGATCTACGCCGCCGTCATCGGCAACGACCGCCCCGAGGCGCTGCCGCTCGTCGAGCTCGATCTGTCGAAGCTTCCGGAGGGGATGCCGCGCATCGCGGGGACCGAAGTGAAGTGGGAGCGCGAGACCGAGGCGTACAAGAAGACGAAGTCGGCGATCGCGACCGGCCTCGACGAGGAGGTCGTCCGGAAGGTCGAGGAGATCGCCGTCGGCGCGTACCGGGCGCTCGAGCTCCGCGACTACGGACGGATCGACCTGCGCCTCGCTCCGGACGGAAAGGTCTTCGTCATCGAGGCGAACCCGAACCCCTGGCTCTCCTCGTCGGCGGAATTCGCGATGGCGGCGAGGGAATCGGGGCGGAGCTATCACGGGATGATTCGCGAGATCGTCGACCTCGCGATGGCGCGCGCCACCTAGGCGCGCGCGGGTGGCCGGCGCGGCGATGCATCGAGCGAGCGGACGCGGGAAGCCCGCCCGCGGCCGCTACGCGCCCCGGCACGCCTTAGCCGCGGGCCGGTCTCCCCGCATCCCGCCGGGCTCGCGCCTCGCCGCGCCTCACTGCCTCGTCTCATGAGAACCCCCCGGTCGGCTCAATCGGTGACGCAAAAGCGTTCCTCGCCAACCATTGATCGGTTGCCGCAGCGTCGAGGCGCGGCCAGACGTGTCGGAAGACGCCGGTCGCTCGCGTCCCGTATAACGGCGCGTATCGTCCGCGCCCGCTAACCGATCGTCACGCGATTTCTGCCGTTTTGCTTCGACAGGTACATCGCCTCGTCGGCGGCGCGGGAAAGATCCGCGGGGCCGCCCATTTCCGGGCGGAACTCGGCGACGCCGAACGAGCAGGTGATGCCGACGGCGAACGTGCCGAACTGGAACGACGCGCCGGCGATCTCGCGCCGGAGCTTCTCGGCGACCTCCGCCGCGGCGGGCGCGTCGGTTTCCGGGCACAGCACCCCGAACTCCTCGCCGCCGATCCGCGCGAGCGTCTGTTCGACGCGGAGCACCCGCTGCATCCGGGCGGCCACCTGCTGCAGGACGAAGTCTCCGGCGAGGTGCCCGTGGCGGTCGTTGACGGTCTTGAAGTGGTCGATGTCGGTGAAGACGAGCGACAGCGGCCGGCCGTATCGGCGCGCCCGGGCGAATTCGCGCTCGATCTCCTCGTCGAATTTCCGCTTGTTGTAGATCGCGGTCAGGCCGTCCCGGATGACCAGCTCGAAGATCGCGTCGTGGTACGCCTGCTCCACGTCTTCCTCGTGCAGGAACTTGAAATGGACGGCGCCGACCTGGAAACGGTCGCCGCTCCGGAGCGGCGTCGGGCGGTCGATCAGCCGATCGTTCACCGCGGTCCCGTTCGTGCTCTGGAGATCGCGCAGGACGACGACGCCCCGCTGGTACTCGAGACGGGCATGGTTGCGTGACACGGAGGGGACTTCGGGGAGCGCGATCTCGGCGTCGGGCGAGCGGCCGATCTCGAGCGATTTTCCGGGCGCGAGCCGGAAGCGGCGGCCGATGTTCTTGTTCTGCGGATGCGAGATCAGGATGATGTCGGCTTCGGCGTTTTCCGCGTCCGCCCGCGGGTCGACCGGGACCATGTTCGACTGAGTGGTCTTGCGCTTCGCGTCGGCCAGGTCCGGAGACGTCTTCTCCGACGGGAGCCGCCCCAGGAAGCCGCCTTCCGTTCTGCCCGGATCATCCACTTTCGTACCCGTTTTCTGGGGAAAGGGTATCACGCGACGGGGCGGCAGCGCGCCGCGGATCCGTTCAGGGGCGGCGGCGCCGGCGCGGGAGATGGCCGCCCGGAGGCGCGGCGGCTCCCGGGGGCGGCGGCGCGCGATGGGGACCCGGCGCCGGGGGCCTCGCGCCGGGGGAAGAACCGGCGAGCCGCCGCCGCTCCTCTTTCTGTCGCGCGCGCGCCCGCTCCTCCGACTTCCGGGCGCGGATCGCGGCGATGCGCTCGGAGAGGGGGATCTCGAAGCGTTCCGGGGCGGCGGCCTTCGGATGGAAGTCGGGGAGCACGATCCGGGGCAGGCGTTTCCCGATCGCGCGCTCGATCGCGCGGAGATCGCCCTCCTCCTCGGGAGAGACGAAGGTGAAGGCGTCGCCGGTCGCCTCGGCGCGCGCGGTCCGGCCGACGCGGTGGATGTAGTCCTCGGGAACGTTCGGCACGTCGAAGTTGACGACGTGCGAGAGCGCCTCGACGTCGATCCCGCGCGCCGCGATGTCCGTCGCGACCAGGACGCGGTATTTCCCCGCCTTGAAGTTCGCGAGCGCCTGCGTCCTCTGGGCCTGGGACCGGTTGCCGTGGATCCGGTCCGAGGGAATCCCGTGCCGGGCGAGGAATTCGGCGAGCCGGTTGGCGCGGTGCTTGGTTCGCGTGAAGGCGAGCACGGTCTTCAGCTCGCCGCGTTTCAGGAGCTCGAGAAAGAGGGGGAGCTTCGCTTCCGACGCGATCGGATAGACGGCCTGGGTGATTCCGACCGCGGGCGCCGCTTTTCGCTCGAGATTGACGAGCACCGGGTTCCTGAGCATCTCGCGCGACAGCTCGACGATCGGCGGCGGCATGGTCGCCGAGAAGAAGAGCGTCTGCCGCCGGGGCGGGAGGTGCTTGAGGACCCGGCGGATGTCGGGGAGGAATCCCATGTCGAGCATCCGGTCCGCTTCGTCGAGGACGAGGATCTCGAGCCCCGCGAGGGCCGCGTAGGGGAAGCGGAAGTGGTCGAGCAGGCGTCCGGGAGTGGCGACGATCACGTCGACACCGGCGCGGAACGCGTGCTCCTGGGGGCCCATGCCGACGCCGCCGAAGACCGCCGCGCCCGAGAGCGGCGTGTGCGTGGCGAGCTGCCCCAGGTGCTCGTCGATCTGGGCGGCGAGCTCGCGGGTGGGCGTGAGGACGAGCGCGCGGGTCGTGCGCCGCGGCTTCGCCATCAGGCGGTGGAGGATCGGGAGCACGAACGCCGCGGTCTTGCCGCTGCCCGTCATCGCGCAGGCGAGGACGTCGCGCCCCTCCATCGCGGGGGGGATCGCGTCGGTCTGGATCGGCGTCGGGCGCGCGAAGCCCATGTCGTGAACGCCGCGGAGCAGATCGGGATGGAGGCCGAATTTCGAAAAAGGCATGAGTCCCGAGAGTGTCACACGGCCGCCCGCGACACAAGGCGGCCTTCCCGCCCGTCCGGAACCGGGATCAGCGGCCCGGCAGCAGCGCCCGGACGCGCCCGGGACCGTCGAGGACGACGAGCGCGCGGTCGGTCGTGAAAAAGAGGCGAACGGCGAGGCTCCCCGGCGCGGGGATCGCTCCCGGATCGCCCGCGAGCGTCGACGCGAACGGCGACGCCGGAAGGAGGTTCTCGCCCCAGGGCTCCGCTCGGCCCGACGAGCGGCCGACGACGACCACGTGGCGCCACGCCGCGCCGCTTCCGGACGACGTGGCGAGCATCACGTCGCCGGCGCGCGGTTCCCCGAGGATCCAGGCGCGGTCGGCGGCGCCGACGTCGAGGGTCGAGACGACCGCGCCGTCCGGGGTCAGCCGGCGCAGCCGTCCGGCACCGCCGGACGATTCGAAGAGGGCGATCGTGCCGTCGGACAGGAATGCCGCCGACCGGAAAGACACGTCGGGCGCCCCGAATTGAGCGATGGAACGTCCCGTCTCCCCGTCGAGGAGATCGACGGTGGCGGTCGCCTCCCGGACGAGGAGCCTCGAGCGATCGGGGGAGGCGAGGATCGGAAATGTGCGGCGGAAGGGCCCGGAAGAACCTGCGAATCGAAGGCTCCTCCTCGTGACGTCGAGCTCGTAGATGTCGATCGTCGTAGTCCCCCGGCCACCGGCCGGTCGGGCCGCGTAGATCCGGAGCCGGGTTTCTCCCGCGAAGGTCGCACAGGTGAAGCCTCGCGCGTCTTCCCAGAGGGGGCGAGGCGGCGTCGCCGCGGCGAGCATTCCCCCGCCCGCCGCGTCCCAGACGACGACGCGGGCCGCAG
Encoded proteins:
- a CDS encoding DUF1684 domain-containing protein, with product MKIRRASPLLAAALLAAAAVSCRARRSPAEEAYVRSIETWRAGRISRLEKPDGWLSLAGLFWLQPGVNAVGSASGSAVRLPPFAPARAGEIVLAGKETRWEPAPGSSVRSGGKPAEAMPLASDENGDATVLSTGTVSFFVIRRGDRTGVRVRDSASAARRDFHGLEHYPVSSEWRFEARFIPYPQPKHVTVPTILGFPEDDVSPGELEFTWRGRPYRIVPIFEQGSDELFIIFGDRTNGKATYGGGRFVYAPMPTAGKTVLDFNKAYNPPCVFTPYATCALPLPANHLPFEVKAGEKMYAESWELRGK
- a CDS encoding ABC-F family ATP-binding cassette domain-containing protein, which gives rise to MIAFSRISKQYGRQILFVDASFQLNPGEKVGLVGPNGAGKTTLFRMIAGEEHPDDGEVSVPRKLTIGWFRQEIDEMAGRTVLEEAIAGSGRLGDLHHDLATLERELGDPELADGMERILERFGRVQEEYQQRGGYELEARAREVLHGLGFEDPAIDRDVSMLSGGWKMRVSMAKVLLGKPDVLLLDEPTNHLDIESILWLEDFLKGSAASLLMTCHDRDFMNRIVSKIVEIDGGELVSYSGDYDFYDRERRLRETQREAAYARQQAMFAKEHRFIERFSAHAAKAAQVQSRVKKLEKIETIELPRRRQAVRFDFPAPARSGEEVAALSGVSKAYGDRCLYAGFDFLVRRGERWCVMGRNGAGKTTLLKMVAGTLAPDAGAVKLGASLTLGYFAQQALELLDPGLTVLQQIEKDFPHDSPAAIRSLLGAFQFSGDDVEKPVRALSGGERSRLVMARMLFHPPNFLVLDEPTNHLDLATKEMLVAALGRFEGTMLFVSHDRTFLRGLATRVLEVGEGEPHAYPGSYPEYVAATGREAPGVHA
- a CDS encoding putative Ig domain-containing protein, producing the protein MKKIILASSLAIAVIGLASRGSALPPPSLSVASESGSVMYTDIGNTLDATYLVFQITNSGGPASDVWAQLDTSASSIISNVGTGVHELKFKPATGAHGTAPTPETGLAGGETKGVFFLVKATQTTSTPQTLTVKLFSTCSDTSTPGCGSGTLSGSLGSQSFAFTVADTIQANANKVNTVITIPSNPQIGQLGTITVDGCTGTVGAAKVLYFSPVSSHSWPADSFEFIDADIDINGYANTPYRNVALIPSADVLTNATCSQNGSGTGSYDEIFTFVIDGQGTASTTPANFISSGTQVKHTTNASGSFSVVIPPPTCPTITVSSTPATLLNATVGVPYSASFSASPPAQGTYSFTASGLPAWLSLDSSTGALTGTPGFGDVGTVSFTVTATDSGGDPAGCTGQTQFTFDVVCAHIDVHSVPSCCPYPAATVGQLYTIHFSASPSGTYTFSGFNFPSWLSIDPSTGILSGTPGTGDVGVVDIGVTATETTSQCQGGLEVEFNVDPAAPKVPTLGGVGLAVLALSLAASAYSLIRRG